The window GGTGGAGTATAACCTGTACAAACTGTGATTGGGAAAATCCGTCTGCATCTACTATTTTTATTTTCCCCGCAATAACAGATTTTTTAATACTGTAATAAGGAAGGACAGAAAGAAAATCGCTGCTTTCAACTAGTTTCCGCGCCATTGACGCGCTCTGAAGTTTTAAAAAGGATCTGTATTTTATATTTTTCTCATGCATTAACTGCTGAAAATACCGGCTGTAACTTGCCATGTCCTCCATTAATATAAATTCCAAATTCTCTAAGTTTTGTAAAGTTATATGTTTTTTATTAAACAAAATGTTATGCGGATTAGCGATTATAAATATGGGGGTTTTTTCGCTATACAAGCAGTTCCACTCGGCCCTTGAAAGCTGTTTATCTATCAAACATGCAAAGTCAATAGCGCCTTCCTTTAGTTTTTCTTTCAATGCTGACGTCGCATCTACCGTAATATCTATTTTTACATTCGGAAATCTTTTATGATAACTTGTCAGTACAGGTTCAAAGAGGGTGTCGAATAATGATTCTACAATGCCTATTTTTACAGTTCCGCTCATTTCATTTTCTTTTTTCATTAAGTTTTCCATATATTCTGCCATAGAAACTATTTTCTGTGCGTATGGCAACAGTTCTTCGCCGTATTGGGTAAGCGACACATTTTTTCCTATTCTGTCAAACAGCGGTATGCCAAGTTCCCGTTCAAGCTGCTGAATGTGCATACTGACATTTGATTGGCAATAGCCTAGACTTTTTGCGGCATGTGTAAAATTTTTTAGCATCGCAATTTTAATAAACGTATTTAAATGACGTATTTCCATATTTCCCCTCCATATTATGGCGTTAACTCCATTATAGTAAAGAAAGTTTTAGGTTTCAATCATTTTTTATGATTGGTATAATTATTACTATTTGTTTTACAGATTAACACAGAAATAGTATAATACAGTCAAGTTAAAATATTTCAGTCAATAAATATATAAATGTAAAGAGGTGTATACGATATGGATACAAGTATGAAAATTCAAACTGCAGCCGTTCATGGCGGGACAAGGAAAGACGATACTTTCGGCGCAATAAATACGCCGATATACATGACTTCAAACTACAGAATACCGACAGACGGCTCCCCTGTTGACTGGAGCGGTATAAACAGCAACATTTATTCACGAAACAGGAATGTAAACCAAATGGTAATTCAAGATAAGCTTTGCGCCATTACAGGGGCTGAAGCATGCGCTGTTTTTGCCAGCGGTGTCGCCGCATTGGCCGGTGTGTTTATAACGTTTTTAAATTCAGGGGATCATGCCGTTGTATCTAAAGTGTGCTACAGCGCTACCAACCTTCTTTTTAAAAAATATCTGAATGAAAAATATAATATTGAAGTTACATTTGTCGATACCACAGATACTGAAGCCGTCCGGTCGGCAGTAAAGTCAAACACAAAATT of the Anaerotignum faecicola genome contains:
- a CDS encoding LysR family transcriptional regulator; its protein translation is MEIRHLNTFIKIAMLKNFTHAAKSLGYCQSNVSMHIQQLERELGIPLFDRIGKNVSLTQYGEELLPYAQKIVSMAEYMENLMKKENEMSGTVKIGIVESLFDTLFEPVLTSYHKRFPNVKIDITVDATSALKEKLKEGAIDFACLIDKQLSRAEWNCLYSEKTPIFIIANPHNILFNKKHITLQNLENLEFILMEDMASYSRYFQQLMHEKNIKYRSFLKLQSASMARKLVESSDFLSVLPYYSIKKSVIAGKIKIVDADGFSQSQFVQVILHPNKVVSPQSKGFLEELGKYIKKFVSTEIQD